Proteins from a single region of Geothrix sp. PMB-07:
- a CDS encoding efflux RND transporter periplasmic adaptor subunit, whose product MSLEKPSFDPSARKTFSIRAIAFTALGLVVGAGGMLLFRNPAASAVSQVAAKKQMYQCPMHPQIIQDHAGTCPICGMDLVPMEGGALAHPGEHGKEGTGTDTHAAVVIDHERQQLIGLRTEKAVEGEVGGELRTVGRVVVDETRVRKVNVKVEGFVEKLFVDFVGKPVAKGQPLFSLYSPDFVSAQREFLLAQKTQKALAGGSLQGSGGELLEAARRRLQLWDVPQEALDRLEKTGEVQRALTLRSPISGVVTAKNVVEGARITSADIPLEITDLGHVWVQADIYEAELGRVKVGMPAELTVASSAGKTFKGRVAFIDPSMDPKTRTARARLEFANPHGELKPEMFGDVRLMAQGRKGLIVPLDAVLDAGTTKVVFVSLGEGRFEPRAVSTGTGLGEKVEIRSGLRAGEEVVVRANFLVDSESRLKAALAHLSRQAGPSTPTPAPAGEHRH is encoded by the coding sequence ATGAGCCTCGAGAAGCCTTCCTTCGATCCCTCTGCCCGCAAAACCTTCTCCATCCGCGCCATCGCTTTTACGGCCCTTGGTCTCGTGGTGGGTGCCGGCGGCATGTTGCTCTTCCGCAACCCGGCGGCGTCAGCCGTCAGTCAGGTCGCAGCCAAGAAGCAGATGTACCAATGCCCCATGCACCCGCAGATCATCCAGGATCATGCGGGCACCTGCCCCATCTGCGGCATGGACCTGGTGCCCATGGAAGGGGGCGCTCTGGCCCATCCGGGCGAGCACGGGAAAGAGGGAACCGGAACGGACACCCACGCGGCGGTGGTCATCGACCATGAGCGCCAGCAGCTCATCGGCCTGCGCACCGAAAAGGCGGTCGAGGGCGAGGTCGGGGGCGAACTGCGCACAGTGGGCCGTGTGGTGGTGGATGAGACCCGCGTCCGCAAGGTGAACGTGAAGGTCGAGGGCTTCGTGGAGAAGCTCTTCGTGGATTTCGTGGGCAAGCCCGTGGCCAAAGGCCAGCCCCTGTTCAGCCTCTACAGCCCCGACTTTGTCAGCGCCCAGCGCGAATTCCTGCTGGCCCAGAAAACCCAGAAGGCCCTGGCGGGCGGAAGCCTGCAGGGCAGCGGAGGCGAGTTGCTGGAGGCCGCCCGCCGAAGGTTGCAGCTCTGGGACGTCCCCCAGGAGGCTTTGGATCGCCTCGAAAAGACCGGCGAGGTGCAGCGTGCGCTCACGCTGCGCAGCCCCATCTCGGGCGTGGTGACGGCCAAGAACGTGGTGGAAGGGGCCCGCATCACCTCCGCTGACATCCCCCTGGAAATCACCGACCTGGGCCATGTCTGGGTGCAGGCGGACATCTACGAGGCCGAGCTGGGGCGCGTGAAGGTAGGCATGCCCGCAGAGCTCACGGTGGCCTCGTCGGCAGGGAAGACCTTCAAGGGCCGCGTGGCCTTCATCGATCCCAGCATGGATCCCAAGACCCGCACGGCCAGGGCCCGGCTGGAGTTCGCCAATCCGCACGGCGAGCTGAAACCTGAGATGTTCGGCGACGTCCGCCTCATGGCCCAGGGTCGCAAGGGGCTCATCGTGCCCCTGGATGCGGTGCTGGATGCGGGCACCACCAAGGTGGTGTTCGTGTCGCTGGGAGAGGGCCGGTTCGAGCCCCGCGCCGTCAGCACCGGCACCGGGCTGGGCGAGAAGGTCGAGATCCGCTCCGGCCTCCGGGCTGGTGAGGAAGTGGTCGTGCGTGCCAACTTCCTGGTGGATTCTGAATCCCGCCTGAAGGCGGCCCTGGCCCATCTGAGCCGGCAGGCCGGGCCTTCCACACCCACTCCTGCCCCTGCGGGCGAGCATCGGCATTGA
- a CDS encoding TolC family protein — translation MSRPSRLWPALVLLAPGLAQVPPTESPSADPVLSALLREALDSHPDLQKAAAAVRMDQERVPQAGVLPDPSLSLGLQNDGFKRLEVGRMETSFYSVAFTQPFPWPGKRGLRKEVAAIGVEVSEAARSRVRLGLEADVRRGYTNLLLIRGQKALQAEQRTFLEQAEQLARTRYEVGQGSQGDLLRAQLERTRLQVATWALEAEEKSAVAGLNRLRQHEPADSIDTSASLADLPEPDLLGPEAVEAISPELAGARATVRQTERQLDLAKLDRRPDFAVTAGLMPRGSLDPMWQVGVSMSLPIYGRHKQQRAVAEHEHHRQGQGAEVDSVRSLLRQRTEERSLQIQALRRTRELYRQGLLVQSEASFKSALAQYEAGRAPFLSTLDALNGWVSDQGAFLQTLAQLQAQHIALREAALGATASVAGGSLGSAAMGSGASAAPTTSARTPGAAAGGAQDAGPAMTKM, via the coding sequence ATGTCCAGGCCCTCGCGCCTGTGGCCGGCCCTGGTGCTTCTCGCGCCGGGCCTGGCCCAGGTCCCTCCCACCGAATCTCCATCTGCCGATCCCGTGTTGTCGGCCCTGCTGCGCGAGGCGCTGGACTCGCATCCGGATCTGCAGAAGGCGGCCGCCGCCGTCCGCATGGATCAGGAGCGCGTGCCCCAGGCGGGTGTGCTGCCCGATCCCTCCCTGTCGCTGGGCCTCCAGAACGACGGCTTCAAGCGGCTGGAGGTGGGCCGCATGGAGACCAGCTTCTACAGCGTCGCCTTCACCCAGCCCTTCCCCTGGCCCGGCAAGCGCGGCCTGCGCAAGGAGGTTGCCGCGATCGGCGTGGAAGTGTCCGAGGCCGCGCGGTCGCGGGTGCGCCTGGGCCTGGAGGCCGACGTGCGCCGGGGCTACACGAACCTGCTGCTGATCCGCGGCCAGAAGGCCCTGCAGGCGGAGCAGCGGACCTTCCTCGAGCAGGCCGAACAGCTGGCCCGCACCCGCTACGAGGTGGGGCAGGGCAGCCAGGGCGATCTGCTGAGGGCGCAGCTGGAGCGCACCCGCCTGCAGGTGGCCACCTGGGCGCTGGAGGCTGAGGAGAAGTCCGCGGTGGCCGGGCTCAACCGCCTGCGTCAGCACGAGCCAGCGGATTCCATCGACACCTCTGCCAGTCTGGCGGATCTGCCGGAGCCCGACTTGCTGGGGCCCGAGGCGGTGGAGGCCATCAGTCCCGAACTGGCCGGTGCCCGGGCCACCGTGCGGCAGACCGAGCGCCAGCTGGATCTGGCGAAGCTGGACCGTCGGCCGGATTTCGCCGTGACCGCGGGGCTGATGCCTCGGGGCAGCCTCGATCCCATGTGGCAGGTGGGCGTCAGCATGTCGCTGCCCATCTACGGCCGCCACAAGCAGCAGCGGGCCGTGGCCGAGCACGAGCACCACCGCCAGGGGCAGGGCGCCGAAGTCGATTCCGTGCGCTCGCTGCTGCGGCAGCGCACCGAGGAGCGCAGCCTCCAGATCCAGGCCCTGCGCCGCACGCGCGAGCTCTACCGCCAGGGCCTGCTGGTGCAGAGCGAGGCCAGCTTCAAGTCGGCTCTGGCCCAGTACGAGGCGGGCCGGGCTCCCTTCCTGAGCACGCTGGACGCCCTCAACGGCTGGGTGAGTGATCAGGGCGCCTTCCTGCAGACCCTCGCCCAACTGCAGGCCCAGCACATCGCTCTGCGCGAGGCGGCCTTGGGCGCCACGGCCTCTGTAGCGGGCGGCTCCCTGGGTTCCGCCGCCATGGGTTCTGGGGCTTCCGCCGCGCCGACGACATCCGCCAGGACCCCGGGTGCCGCCGCAGGCGGCGCTCAGGACGCCGGCCCCGCCATGACCAAGATGTAG
- a CDS encoding FAD-binding oxidoreductase: MGKVETAEVAIIGGGIAGLSLAYHLARAGQGGIVLLEREDQPGTYASGHNAAVARSLTGRDEHTALTVEGRRRLAEADLLSPGGGLLASAEPGPLDAFEAEAARHGVEVQRGPGIPLPGLRAVEHLAIPGDGVIDIAGLLRACAEGARAGGADLRFGCALQGLKADATGFDLDTDQGPLRAATLAIAAGAWAGELGRLAGSNILFTPLRRSLVWSGAAHPQNEPWAWWVDRPFYLRPESGGLLMCPCEEAAVALPPRGRQPETDAAVLEGLYGSLRELAPHLAERPVTRYWTGIRTFAPDRRFVLGWDPWNPRLFWSAGLGGHGMTSGLAVGAHAADQFLRRQPQGPLDPARFRA; the protein is encoded by the coding sequence ATGGGCAAGGTTGAGACGGCAGAGGTGGCGATCATCGGCGGGGGCATCGCGGGATTAAGCCTCGCCTACCACCTCGCTCGGGCAGGCCAGGGCGGCATCGTCCTGCTGGAGCGGGAGGATCAGCCCGGCACCTACGCCAGCGGCCACAACGCCGCCGTGGCCCGTTCCCTCACGGGCCGCGACGAGCACACAGCGCTCACGGTGGAAGGGCGGCGGCGCCTCGCCGAGGCCGACCTCCTGAGCCCGGGCGGCGGCCTGCTGGCCAGCGCCGAACCCGGCCCCCTGGATGCCTTCGAGGCCGAGGCGGCCCGCCACGGCGTGGAGGTGCAGCGCGGGCCCGGCATCCCCCTGCCCGGCCTCCGGGCCGTCGAGCACCTGGCCATTCCGGGCGATGGTGTCATCGACATCGCGGGCCTGCTGCGCGCCTGCGCCGAGGGCGCACGGGCAGGAGGCGCCGACCTGCGCTTCGGCTGCGCCCTCCAAGGCCTGAAGGCCGATGCGACAGGTTTCGACCTGGATACCGATCAGGGGCCCCTGCGGGCGGCCACCCTGGCCATCGCCGCCGGTGCATGGGCCGGAGAGCTGGGGCGGTTGGCTGGTTCCAACATTCTCTTCACGCCGCTGCGGCGTTCTCTCGTGTGGAGCGGCGCGGCGCATCCCCAGAACGAACCCTGGGCCTGGTGGGTGGATCGCCCCTTCTACCTGCGCCCCGAGAGTGGCGGCCTGCTCATGTGCCCCTGCGAAGAAGCCGCCGTGGCCCTACCTCCGCGCGGCCGTCAGCCGGAGACTGATGCCGCCGTGCTCGAGGGCCTCTACGGCAGCCTGCGGGAACTGGCGCCGCACCTGGCGGAGCGGCCGGTCACCCGTTACTGGACGGGCATCCGCACCTTCGCCCCGGACCGGCGCTTCGTCCTCGGCTGGGATCCCTGGAACCCGCGCTTGTTCTGGTCCGCGGGTCTGGGTGGCCACGGCATGACCAGCGGCTTGGCCGTGGGAGCCCACGCGGCGGATCAATTCCTCCGGCGTCAGCCCCAGGGCCCCCTCGACCCGGCCCGATTCCGCGCCTGA
- the dctA gene encoding C4-dicarboxylate transporter DctA, producing MMKKFASKLYNWVAVAIILGALLGHFYPIIAVKMQPLADGFIGLIKMLIPPVILCSVVLGIAGSGSIKKAGRVGGKAILYFEVVSTLALVIGLVMANVFGPGRSFHADPSKLDPKLVAGYVAQAQHLTVTDHLLKMIPKTVFSAFTEGDVLQVLLISVLFGFSVAAMNDKYKASLIGFLENLSKMFFGVMNQILYLAPLGAGAAIAFTIGKFGLKSLVPMAQLILLFYATCAIFVFLVLGFIARLAGFNIFKVVGYIKSELLLVLATSSSESALIPLMEKMEKLGLSKSVVGLVIPTGYSFNLDGTNIYMTLASIFIAQALGIQLTLGQQMAILVVAMITSKGAAGVTGSGFITLAATLAVVPGIPVAGMALILGIDKFMSEARAITNHIGNCIAAVVMASWEKELDWDTFHATLGRKQASEPAVKAPVLAAGVE from the coding sequence ATGATGAAGAAATTCGCCTCGAAGCTGTACAACTGGGTCGCAGTGGCCATCATCCTCGGCGCGCTGCTGGGCCACTTCTATCCCATCATCGCCGTGAAGATGCAGCCCCTCGCCGATGGTTTCATCGGCCTCATCAAGATGCTCATTCCGCCGGTGATTCTCTGCAGCGTGGTGCTGGGCATCGCCGGGTCCGGCAGCATCAAGAAGGCTGGCCGTGTGGGCGGGAAGGCCATCCTCTACTTCGAGGTGGTGAGCACCTTGGCCCTGGTGATCGGCCTGGTCATGGCCAACGTGTTCGGCCCCGGGCGCAGCTTCCACGCGGATCCCTCCAAGTTGGATCCGAAACTGGTGGCGGGTTACGTGGCCCAGGCCCAGCACCTGACGGTGACGGACCACCTGCTGAAGATGATTCCCAAGACGGTGTTCAGCGCGTTCACGGAAGGGGACGTGCTGCAGGTGCTGCTCATTTCGGTGCTCTTCGGCTTCTCCGTGGCCGCCATGAATGACAAATACAAGGCGTCGCTCATCGGCTTCCTGGAGAACCTCAGCAAGATGTTCTTCGGCGTCATGAACCAGATCCTCTACCTGGCTCCCCTCGGCGCTGGAGCGGCCATCGCCTTCACCATCGGCAAGTTCGGGCTGAAGTCGCTGGTGCCCATGGCGCAGCTCATCCTGCTCTTCTACGCCACCTGCGCCATCTTCGTCTTCCTCGTGCTGGGCTTCATCGCGCGGCTGGCGGGCTTCAACATCTTCAAGGTGGTGGGCTACATCAAGAGCGAGCTGCTGCTGGTGCTGGCCACCAGCTCCTCCGAGTCGGCCCTGATCCCGCTCATGGAGAAAATGGAAAAGCTGGGCCTCTCGAAATCCGTGGTGGGCCTGGTCATTCCAACGGGCTATTCCTTCAATCTGGATGGCACCAACATCTACATGACCCTGGCCTCGATCTTCATCGCCCAGGCCCTGGGCATCCAGCTCACCCTGGGGCAGCAGATGGCGATCCTGGTAGTGGCGATGATCACCAGCAAGGGCGCGGCTGGCGTCACCGGCTCGGGCTTCATCACCCTGGCGGCCACCCTGGCGGTGGTGCCGGGCATTCCCGTGGCCGGCATGGCGCTCATCCTCGGCATCGACAAGTTCATGTCCGAAGCCCGCGCCATCACCAACCACATCGGCAACTGCATCGCCGCCGTGGTCATGGCCAGCTGGGAGAAGGAATTGGACTGGGACACCTTCCACGCCACCCTTGGGCGGAAGCAGGCGTCAGAACCCGCGGTGAAAGCACCCGTTCTGGCCGCCGGCGTGGAGTGA
- a CDS encoding response regulator: protein MIRVLLVEDDPMVAELNRIYVDRVGGFQVVASVRTAAEGLALLREQPVELLLLDIFMAGQTGLDLMADIRSLGLDVDVIFVTAARDARTIGKALKLGAVDYLIKPFEFERLQQALEGYRETLRLVRTEQALSQSELDAALSRRPRDTAGEVDLPKGLDRATLTRVCQSILDLPGDSPWFTSEEQAGLVGISRVSVRKYLEYLCGLKVLKMEPGYGGMGRPVHRYRLLKARMEALRRFL, encoded by the coding sequence GTGATCCGTGTGCTGCTGGTGGAAGACGATCCCATGGTGGCGGAGCTGAACCGCATTTATGTGGACCGCGTGGGCGGCTTCCAGGTGGTGGCTTCGGTTCGCACCGCGGCAGAGGGACTGGCGCTTCTCCGGGAGCAGCCCGTGGAGCTGCTGCTGCTGGACATCTTCATGGCCGGGCAGACGGGGCTGGACCTGATGGCCGACATCCGCAGCCTGGGCCTGGATGTGGACGTGATCTTCGTGACCGCCGCCCGGGATGCTCGGACCATCGGCAAGGCCCTCAAGCTCGGCGCGGTGGACTACCTGATCAAGCCCTTCGAGTTCGAGCGGTTGCAGCAGGCCCTGGAGGGCTACCGCGAGACCCTGCGCCTGGTGCGAACGGAGCAGGCCCTCAGCCAGAGCGAGCTGGACGCGGCCCTCAGCCGGCGCCCCCGGGACACCGCAGGCGAGGTGGATCTGCCCAAGGGGCTGGATCGGGCCACGCTCACGCGGGTCTGCCAATCCATCCTCGACCTGCCCGGGGATTCGCCCTGGTTCACCTCTGAGGAGCAGGCGGGGCTTGTCGGCATCAGCCGTGTCTCCGTGCGGAAATACCTGGAGTACCTCTGCGGTCTGAAGGTCCTGAAGATGGAGCCCGGTTACGGCGGCATGGGACGCCCGGTGCATCGGTACCGCCTGCTGAAGGCCCGGATGGAAGCGTTGCGCCGCTTCCTTTAG
- the dcuS gene encoding DcuS/MalK family sensor histidine kinase: MSRKRPILRLRARITLLVATVLALVLVTTGFMVNWKIERQTRESLTERLVLLSRAAAESDAVIKGLSGQWPAAKLQAYAKRLRLDAKVDYITVMDMNGIRLTHPTPAQVGARFAGGDEAEVFKGRSYVSAARGTLGLSLRAFTPVVDPENGRQIGAVAVGLLVTELDRTVLSLRKRVALGVFIGFCAGIAGAMIVAGRIKQILLGMEPAEIATLLQQRSALLQSVREGVVAVDRDMTITLVNEEATRLFALAGIHGDLVGRRHEEAIPVKGMRTVVETGEPQYDQEGDINGLKILSNRVPVLVDGRIAGAVATFRDKTEVSRLAEQLTGVRHFADALRAQTHEFMNKLHVILGLVKLGEQERLKAYVAGIAGRLDDEVGYVLQRVKDPVVAGFLLARFAAAREQAILLTLDDATSVPRCPGESEAHDIVTIVGNLLENAVEALQGAPRREIVLGLWQEEDWLRLRVEDSGPGLPEGSAERLFERGFSTKGDNRGFGLWHAARTVEARGGRLVAHAREGGGAVFEASIRLFPGEAFP; this comes from the coding sequence ATGTCGAGGAAGCGGCCCATCTTGCGGCTCCGGGCCAGGATCACCCTCCTGGTGGCCACGGTGCTGGCCCTGGTGCTGGTGACCACGGGCTTCATGGTGAACTGGAAGATCGAGCGGCAAACCCGGGAATCCCTCACTGAAAGGTTGGTGCTGCTGTCCCGGGCCGCGGCGGAATCCGATGCGGTGATCAAGGGGCTCAGCGGCCAGTGGCCTGCGGCCAAATTGCAGGCCTACGCCAAACGCCTGCGTCTGGATGCAAAGGTGGACTACATCACCGTCATGGACATGAACGGGATCCGGCTCACCCATCCCACCCCGGCCCAGGTCGGCGCCCGCTTTGCGGGAGGCGACGAGGCGGAGGTGTTCAAGGGGCGCTCCTACGTGTCCGCCGCACGGGGAACCCTGGGGCTTTCGCTGAGGGCCTTCACGCCGGTAGTGGATCCCGAAAACGGTCGCCAGATCGGCGCGGTGGCCGTGGGGCTTCTGGTGACGGAACTGGACCGCACCGTTCTCAGCCTGCGGAAGCGGGTGGCCCTGGGCGTCTTCATCGGCTTCTGCGCGGGCATCGCGGGGGCGATGATCGTGGCCGGTCGCATCAAACAGATCCTGCTGGGCATGGAGCCCGCGGAGATCGCCACTTTGCTGCAGCAGCGCAGCGCCCTGCTCCAGTCCGTGCGGGAAGGCGTGGTGGCGGTGGACCGTGACATGACCATCACCCTGGTCAACGAGGAGGCGACGCGGCTTTTCGCGCTGGCGGGCATTCACGGGGATCTGGTCGGCCGCCGGCACGAGGAGGCGATCCCGGTGAAGGGCATGCGCACGGTGGTGGAAACCGGCGAGCCTCAGTACGACCAGGAAGGCGACATCAATGGACTGAAGATCCTCAGCAACCGGGTGCCGGTGCTGGTGGATGGGCGCATCGCCGGGGCCGTGGCCACCTTCCGCGACAAGACCGAAGTGAGCCGCCTGGCCGAGCAGCTCACGGGAGTGCGCCATTTCGCAGATGCCCTGAGGGCCCAGACCCACGAGTTCATGAACAAGCTGCACGTGATCCTGGGCCTGGTGAAGCTCGGCGAACAGGAGCGGCTGAAAGCCTACGTGGCGGGCATTGCCGGCCGCCTGGATGATGAGGTGGGCTACGTGCTGCAGCGGGTCAAGGATCCGGTGGTGGCAGGGTTCCTCCTGGCGCGTTTCGCGGCAGCCCGGGAGCAGGCCATTCTGCTGACCCTGGATGACGCCACCTCCGTGCCCCGTTGCCCGGGCGAATCGGAAGCCCACGACATCGTGACCATCGTGGGGAACCTGCTGGAGAACGCCGTGGAGGCCCTGCAGGGGGCGCCCCGGCGGGAGATCGTGCTGGGCCTGTGGCAGGAAGAGGACTGGCTCCGCCTGCGGGTGGAGGACAGCGGGCCGGGCCTGCCTGAAGGGAGTGCCGAGCGGCTGTTCGAGCGGGGTTTCTCCACCAAGGGCGATAACCGTGGTTTCGGCTTGTGGCATGCGGCCCGCACCGTGGAGGCCCGAGGAGGTCGCCTGGTGGCGCATGCCCGCGAAGGCGGAGGCGCGGTCTTCGAGGCCTCGATCCGTTTGTTCCCCGGGGAGGCGTTTCCGTGA
- a CDS encoding nitrilase-related carbon-nitrogen hydrolase, translated as MAASSLRIALIQQDTVWQDPEANLARARVFVQAAAKAGARVAVFPELFTLGFTMAPEPFAESLPGQTSDALSALSREFNLYLIGTAVEANAPHPRNAAFVTGPDGTLIATYRKIHPFSYGEENRHYSGGTECPLFKIDGIPCGLQICYDLRFPEPFRSLAGRGAEVVFIPANWPQRRISAWSTLLAARAIENQMAVCGVNRVGRDPHLEYPGCSAIHDGFGEIIAAGDASEGLVVGDLDLLKLRAWRERFPALRDRRPEVYADLALPDGPTKTGGF; from the coding sequence ATGGCCGCATCCTCCCTTCGCATCGCCCTGATCCAACAAGACACCGTCTGGCAGGACCCGGAGGCGAACCTGGCGCGGGCCCGCGTCTTCGTGCAGGCAGCCGCCAAGGCTGGGGCCCGGGTGGCGGTGTTCCCAGAACTCTTCACGCTGGGCTTCACCATGGCGCCGGAACCCTTCGCAGAAAGCCTTCCGGGGCAGACCAGCGACGCCCTGTCGGCGCTGTCGCGGGAATTCAACCTCTACCTCATCGGCACCGCCGTGGAGGCCAACGCGCCCCATCCGCGCAATGCAGCCTTCGTCACCGGCCCCGATGGTACGCTGATCGCGACCTACCGCAAGATCCACCCCTTCTCCTACGGCGAGGAGAACCGCCACTACAGCGGCGGCACCGAGTGCCCGCTTTTCAAGATCGACGGCATCCCCTGCGGTCTGCAGATCTGCTATGACCTGCGCTTCCCCGAGCCCTTCCGCAGTCTGGCGGGCCGGGGCGCGGAAGTCGTCTTCATCCCCGCCAATTGGCCCCAGCGGCGCATCTCGGCGTGGTCCACCCTGCTGGCGGCCCGGGCCATCGAGAACCAGATGGCCGTGTGCGGCGTGAACCGCGTGGGCCGCGATCCCCATCTGGAATACCCCGGCTGTTCTGCCATCCACGATGGGTTTGGCGAGATCATCGCGGCTGGCGATGCCAGCGAAGGCCTGGTGGTCGGCGACCTCGACCTCCTGAAACTGCGGGCCTGGCGCGAACGGTTTCCCGCCCTGCGTGACCGTCGGCCCGAGGTCTACGCGGACCTGGCGCTTCCCGATGGACCAACGAAAACCGGCGGATTTTAG
- a CDS encoding M1 family metallopeptidase: protein MRVAFLVLASLLTLSPLGADTYPRQPGIDLQHYVFRLELSADADSILGQTTAVAGLRQDGVSELILDLASAKDGKGMTVSAVTVEGKPVTFRHESDRLHVPLGPDRKAGEVLSVEVRYSGRPAAGLKFLTNKHGERCVFSESWPNQAHQWLPVVDHPSDKATAEMIVTAPAQHQVVSNGLLVETTDLPGAKRRTHWKQDQPLPVWLYTLGLGSFAVHHAAPIGSLALESWVFPQERDSAWQALEEPARQVVGFYSARIAPFPYDKLANVEAAGIHGGMESATAISYGESSFRGMPLTFLVAHEVAHQWFGDAVTEADWDDVWLSEGFATYLANCFQEHAQGREAFVASLKRERKDVIAAEVRMPDTPIIHRNLADMEKVLNPFVYEKAGWVLHMLRSQVGDDAFWKGLRIYFLRHRHGNATTQDFRHAMEEASGRNLEAFFRQWLTRPGVPKLAGRWTYDSVAKQVILDLQQTQASEAFQFPLGLDLGGQKETVELSQKQHRFTFPAEAAPSFIELDPRTVALVDAPSRLERSAP from the coding sequence ATGCGTGTGGCATTCCTGGTTCTCGCGAGCCTTCTGACCCTGTCGCCCCTCGGGGCCGATACCTATCCCCGCCAGCCCGGCATCGACCTCCAGCACTACGTGTTCCGCCTCGAGCTGAGTGCTGATGCCGACAGCATCCTGGGGCAGACCACCGCCGTGGCGGGGCTGCGCCAGGATGGGGTGTCGGAGCTGATCCTCGACCTGGCCTCTGCCAAGGACGGTAAGGGCATGACCGTCTCGGCCGTGACCGTGGAGGGCAAGCCCGTGACCTTCCGCCATGAGAGCGACCGCCTCCATGTCCCCCTGGGCCCAGATCGGAAGGCCGGGGAGGTGCTCTCCGTGGAGGTCCGCTACAGCGGCCGTCCTGCGGCGGGGCTGAAGTTCCTCACCAACAAGCACGGGGAGCGCTGCGTCTTCAGCGAGAGCTGGCCGAACCAGGCCCACCAGTGGCTGCCCGTGGTGGATCATCCGTCGGACAAGGCCACCGCCGAGATGATCGTCACTGCCCCCGCCCAGCACCAGGTGGTGTCCAACGGCCTGCTGGTGGAGACCACGGATCTGCCTGGCGCCAAGCGGCGCACCCACTGGAAGCAGGACCAGCCCCTGCCGGTCTGGCTGTACACCCTGGGCCTTGGATCCTTCGCGGTCCACCACGCGGCGCCCATCGGATCGCTGGCCCTCGAAAGCTGGGTGTTCCCCCAGGAGCGCGACAGCGCCTGGCAGGCCCTGGAGGAACCGGCGCGGCAGGTGGTGGGCTTCTACAGCGCCCGCATTGCCCCCTTTCCCTACGACAAGCTGGCCAATGTGGAGGCCGCGGGCATCCACGGCGGCATGGAATCCGCCACGGCCATTTCCTATGGTGAGTCCTCCTTTCGCGGCATGCCTCTCACCTTCCTGGTGGCCCATGAGGTGGCCCATCAGTGGTTCGGCGACGCCGTCACCGAGGCCGACTGGGATGATGTCTGGCTGAGCGAAGGCTTCGCCACCTACCTCGCCAATTGCTTCCAGGAGCACGCGCAGGGGCGGGAAGCCTTTGTCGCCTCGCTGAAACGGGAACGGAAGGATGTCATCGCGGCGGAAGTGAGGATGCCGGATACGCCCATCATCCACCGCAACCTGGCCGACATGGAGAAGGTGCTGAACCCCTTCGTCTACGAGAAGGCAGGATGGGTGCTGCACATGCTGCGCAGCCAGGTGGGGGACGATGCCTTCTGGAAGGGCCTGCGGATCTACTTCCTGCGCCACCGGCACGGCAACGCCACCACCCAGGATTTCCGCCATGCCATGGAGGAGGCCAGCGGCCGGAACCTGGAGGCCTTCTTCCGGCAGTGGCTGACCCGCCCTGGCGTGCCGAAGTTGGCAGGCCGCTGGACCTACGACTCGGTGGCCAAACAGGTGATCCTGGACCTGCAGCAGACGCAGGCGTCAGAGGCCTTCCAGTTCCCGCTGGGGCTGGATCTGGGGGGACAGAAGGAAACCGTGGAGCTGTCCCAGAAACAGCACCGGTTCACGTTCCCCGCCGAGGCTGCGCCCTCCTTCATCGAGCTGGACCCCCGCACCGTGGCGCTGGTGGATGCGCCCAGCCGGTTGGAGCGGAGCGCACCCTAG